Proteins from one Vibrio coralliirubri genomic window:
- a CDS encoding DOPA 4,5-dioxygenase family protein, with product MYHGHIYFPLRFAEQAETLRQKILSERKDVLEVFPLIQRLVGPHKMPMFEIHFANKESGIVEWLEQERGDMSVLIHPVTGGEETLDHTVRATWLGRELGVFEETLSS from the coding sequence CCTCTGCGTTTTGCTGAGCAGGCAGAAACACTGCGTCAGAAAATTTTATCGGAACGTAAAGATGTATTAGAGGTTTTCCCATTAATACAGCGTTTGGTTGGCCCACATAAAATGCCGATGTTTGAGATTCACTTTGCAAACAAAGAGTCGGGTATTGTTGAATGGCTAGAGCAAGAGCGCGGTGATATGTCGGTGCTTATTCACCCTGTGACTGGCGGTGAAGAAACTTTGGATCACACAGTAAGAGCGACATGGCTTGGTCGTGAACTGGGTGTCTTTGAAGAGACGCTAAGTAGCTAA